In Mangifera indica cultivar Alphonso chromosome 1, CATAS_Mindica_2.1, whole genome shotgun sequence, a single genomic region encodes these proteins:
- the LOC123220039 gene encoding uncharacterized protein LOC123220039, translated as MGNIQLLDFVLASCGFLIMLAYHLWLLHRIIKHPTRTVIGVNAINRRFWVQAMMEDVSKNGVLAVQTLRNNIMASTLLASTAITLSSLIAILMTGGNGDGSMWILFGAKSELFFSTKFFLILLCFLVAFLLNVQSVRYYSHASILINVPFKKMYHNVHRHQLPAEYVARTVNKGSYFWSLGLRAFYFSFPLFLWIFGPIPMFLSCFFLVFMLYFLDMTFEYGWAVATSIDEDENKDEETGRVN; from the exons ATGGGGAACATACAACTTCTTGATTTCGTATTAGCTTCATGTGGGTTCTTGATTATGTTGGCTTATCACCTCTGGCTTCTTCATCGTATTATCAAACACCCCACCAGGACTGTCATCGGTGTAAATGCCATCAACCGCCGCTTCTGGGTCCAAGCCATGATGGAG GATGTGTCGAAGAATGGGGTGCTTGCAGTACAAACATTAAGAAACAATATAATGGCATCGACCCTTTTGGCTTCAACTGCAATAACATTGAGTTCTCTGATTGCAATATTGATGACAGGTGGTAATGGAGATGGATCAATGTGGATTTTATTTGGGGCCAAAAGTGAACTATTTTTCTCCACAAAATTCTTCCTAATATTGTTATGTTTCTTGGTGGCATTCTTGCTGAATGTGCAGTCAGTTAGGTACTATAGCCATGCAAGTATTTTAATCAATGTGCCATTCAAGAAGATGTATCACAATGTTCATCGTCACCAACTCCCAGCAGAGTACGTAGCCAGGACTGTGAACAAGGGGAGTTATTTCTGGTCTTTGGGTCTTCGAGCTTTCTATTTCTCTTTCCCTTTGTTCTTGTGGATCTTCGGGCCAATACCCATGTTTTTGTCCTgtttttttctggtttttatGCTCTATTTCTTGGACATGACCTTTGAATATGGATGGGCAGTTGCTACTTCTATTGATGAGGATGAAAATAAGGATGAAGAAACGGGAAgagttaattga
- the LOC123225683 gene encoding DNA-binding protein BIN4 isoform X2 — MAGTKEESPEPDWLRTFQAPTLNHSIMALSSDSDSSVDAGKPGVDVKVEPEAPRTKSRILSLNLSSDSESCGDDTLIKNYKPSKLEEQGGDEDAAPIGLKGKSPRKKASKENGRKVTDEMPTKEKDVNNDVKRKENDGHEDLEEEVAEKHNKPSVYTSTLPLILPEKVHRTKALVECEGESIDLSGDMGAVGRIIVPDVRNGNHDMFLDLKGTIYGTTIVPSRTFCVVSFGQSEAKIEAIMNDFIQLKPQGNVFGSETMVEGTLDDFSFDSDDEAVKKAKATSQKVDQNDGVEDETNGNTKAKADKPFGRKRGSTGGGKAQPPKKPRKKPVSKKGKAKK; from the exons ATGGCCGGAACCAAGGAGGAATCTCCTGAACCAGACTGGTTGCGTACTTTTCAG GCGCCAACTCTTAACCACTCTATAATGGCGCTATCCTCTGACTCTGATTCTTCAGTTGATGCTGGAAAACCAGGTGTTGACGTCAAAGTTGAGCCTGAA GCACCCAGAACCAAATCTCGTATCTTGTCATTAAATCTTTCGTCAGACTCTGAGTCTTGTGGTGATGATACTCTAATAAAGAATTACAAACCTTCTAAGTTAGAAGAGCAAGGAGGGGATGAAGATGCAGCTCCCATTGGTCTCAAAGGAAAGTCTCCTCGTAAGAAGGCTTCAAAAGAAAATGGGCGAAAAGTAACTGATGAAATGCCAACAAAAGAGAAGGATGTAAACAATGACGTGAAAAGAAAGG AAAATGATGGTCATGAAGATTTGGAGGAAGAAGTGGCTGAGAAGCATAACAAGCCTTCT GTCTATACCTCAACATTGCCTTTGATTCTTCCGGAGAAAGTCCATCGTACGAAG GCACTTGTTGAGTGTGAAGGGGAGTCCATAGATTTGAGTGGCGATATGGGGGCTGTAGGAAGAATAATAGTTCCGGATGTTCGAAATGGAAATCATGACATGTTCTTGGACTTAAAAG GAACAATATACGGAACAACAATAGTTCCTTCCAGGACCTTTTGTGTT GTTAGCTTTGGACAATCAGAGGCAAAG ATTGAAGCTATCATGAATGATTTTATTCAGCTGAAGCCTCAAGGCAACGTTTTTGGATCTGAGACCATGGTTGAAG GAACACTGGATGATTTCTCATTTGACTCTGATGATGAGGCTGTCAAGAAGGCTAAAGCAACTTCTCAAAAAGTTGATCAAAATGATGGTGTTGAAGATGAAACTAATGGTAACACCAAAGCAAAAGCTGACAAACCATTT GGACGAAAGAGGGGTTCAACTGGAGGAGGAAAGGCACAACCACCAAAGAAACCAAGGAAGAAACCGGTTTCAAAGAAAGGCAAGGCCAAAAAGTGA
- the LOC123225707 gene encoding uncharacterized protein LOC123225707 — MEVYGKSMVAGPTNVIYLSTILGRDGPNPVHKCDWKCENEHMFGNMYTCKLTGFTHICDKNCNQRILYDNHSSLCLVSKQIFPLSPAEEQAVRGVRRKLDAENSPSDSCAFKRRRDAQCHPSPFERSFSSVSPICSQVGDGMDMS; from the coding sequence ATGGAGGTATATGGCAAATCAATGGTTGCTGGTCCTacaaatgttatttatttgtcTACGATTCTGGGGCGGGATGGGCCAAATCCTGTGCACAAATGTGATTGGAAATGTGAAAATGAGCATATGTTTGGAAACATGTACACTTGCAAATTAACAGGATTTACTCACATTTGTGACAAGAATTGTAACCAGAGAATTTTGTATGATAATCATAGTTCGCTTTGCTTGGTGAGCAAACAGATATTTCCCCTTTCGCCGGCAGAGGAACAGGCTGTTAGAGGTGTTCGGAGGAAGCTTGATGCTGAGAATTCCCCCTCTGATAGCTGTGCTTTTAAGCGCAGACGGGATGCACAGTGTCATCCTTCTCCTTTCGAGAGATCTTTCTCCTCTGTCAGTCCAATCTGCAGCCAAGTTGGAGATGGCATGGATATGAGctag
- the LOC123225696 gene encoding pathogenesis-related thaumatin-like protein 3.5 produces the protein MLTTTSYSWTLPATLVFFLCLLSCSEGSTFTITNNCPYTIWPGTLAGAGTPQLPTTGFQLDSGRSVRIASVPGWSGRIWARTGCNFDESGVGTCETADCGGRLECDGNGATPPASLFEITLGKGNDKDFYDVSIVDGYNLPFVAQPHGVFGACNATGCSSNINMGCPKELQVVGANGGNEGGGGVIACKSACEAFGLDQFCCSGEFANPTTCRPSFYSSIFKRACPRAYSYAFDDGTSTFTCKAYDYAIIFCPTGNGVKGSGGTLSPPSIQDPISESPPSIQDPSIEKVQQMVSSSNIILPLPMQILLILVLLF, from the exons atgctTACAACAACTTCATATTCATGGACATTGCCTGCTACActtgtttttttcctttgtctCCTCTCCTGCTCTGAAGGTTCCACATTCACCATAACAAATAACTGTCCCTATACCATATGGCCTGGTACGCTGGCAGGAGCAGGGACTCCACAGCTTCCAACAACTGGATTTCAATTAGACTCAGGTCGAAGTGTGAGGATAGCATCTGTTCCAGGTTGGTCAGGTAGAATATGGGCACGGACAGGATGCAACTTTGATGAGTCTGGAGTTGGTACCTGTGAGACCGCGGACTGCGGTGGAAGACTTGAGTGTGATGGTAATGGTGCCACTCCACCTGCATCACTCTTTGAGATAACCCTTGGCAAAGGCAATGACAAAGATTTTTACGATGTCAGCATTGTTGATGGCTACAATTTGCCTTTTGTAGCTCAACCCCATGGAGTATTCGGTGCATGTAATGCCACAGGCTGCAGTTCAAATATAAACATGG GTTGCCCCAAAGAACTTCAGGTGGTGGGTGCAAATGGAGGAAATGAAGGTGGAGGGGGAGTGATAGCATGTAAAAGTGCATGTGAAGCATTTGGCTTGGACCAGTTCTGCTGCAGTGGGGAGTTTGCTAACCCGACCACATGCCGACCTTCCTTTTATTCATCCATTTTTAAGAGAGCCTGCCCAAGAGCTTATAGTTATGCTTTTGATGATGGCACAAGCACGTTCACATGCAAGGCTTATGATTATGCCATTATATTCTGTCCTACTGGTAATGG GGTGAAGGGCTCAGGTGGTACACTTTCACCTCCATCAATTCAAGATCCCATCAGCGAGTCACCTCCATCAATTCAAGATCCCAGCATTGAGAAGGTTCAACAGATGGTTTCCTCCTCAAACATCATCTTACCACTTCCAATGCAGATCCTTCTCATCCTCGTATTGCTTTTCTGA
- the LOC123225717 gene encoding protein RESPONSE TO LOW SULFUR 3-like, protein MAAGGFEKNNNNIKESEEDLKRRNEELERELKKSREREEQTRVELQKVLARLRLAEEAEEMLCSQLGELEAEAVTQARAYHAQIISLMNQLSKANQNHKAAITV, encoded by the coding sequence ATGGCAGCGGGAGGATTTGAAAAGAATAACAACAACATTAAAGAAAGCGAAGAAGATCTAAAGAGGAGAAACGAAGAGCTCGAACGAGAGTTAAAGAAAAGCAGAGAAAGAGAAGAGCAAACGAGAGTCGAGCTTCAGAAAGTTCTGGCACGGCTGCGTTTGGCGGAGGAAGCTGAAGAAATGCTATGTTCACAGCTCGGAGAACTTGAAGCTGAGGCCGTCACTCAGGCACGTGCCTACCACGCGCAGATTATCTCTCTTATGAACCAGCTCTCCAAGGCTAACCAAAATCATAAAGCTGCCATTACCGTGTAa
- the LOC123225701 gene encoding chloroplastic import inner membrane translocase subunit HP30-2-like: MEQQGKQGNLTVFKLPQNPIKEVQVKFKELESQFKSWLAQQSMPVEVAVVTATSATQGAAIGAFMGTLTGDVASTLPTPPQASLNPQAMASLQQAQALAGGPLVQARNFAVMTGVNAGISCVMKRLRGKEDVQSSMVAAFGSGAMFSLVSGMGGPNQAANAVTSGLFFALVQGGLFKLGQKFSQPPAPDVLYSRTRGMLNKLGLQDYEKNFKRGLLTDSTLPLLTDSALRDVKIPPGPRLLILDHIQRDPELKKS, encoded by the exons ATGGAGCAGCAAGGCAAACAAGGGAATTTAACAGTTTTTAAATTGCCGCAGAACCCTATAAAAGAAGTTCAAGTCAAGTTTAAAGAATTGGAGAGCCAATTTAAATCATGGTTAGCTCAGCAGTCTATGCCAGTTGAAGTCGCCGTTGTCACCGCCACAAGCGCCACCCAGGGTGCCGCAATTGGTGCCTTCATGGGAACACTCACTGGTGACGTCGCGTCTACACTCCCTACTCCTCCTCAGGCCTCCCTCAACCCGCAAGCTATGGCCTCGCTTCAGCAAGCCCAg GCTCTTGCTGGCGGTCCCTTGGTTCAAGCTCGCAATTTTGCTGTTATGACAGGCGTCAATGCTGGAATTTCTTGTGTTATGAAGAGATTGAGAGGAAAGGAGGATGTTCAATCTAG CATGGTGGCAGCTTTTGGTTCTGGAGCCATGTTTTCATTAGTGAGTGGCATGGGTGGCCCGAATCAGGCAGCAAATGCTGTCACTTCTGGACTTTTCTTTGCACTGGTTCAAGGTGGGCTTTTCAAG TTGGGGCAAAAGTTCTCTCAACCACCAGCTCCGGATGTGCTCTATTCCAGAACTAGAGGCATGTTAAATAAGCTTGGCCTGCAGGATTACGAGAAGAACTTTAAGAGAGGCCTATTGACAGATAGCACATTGCCTTTGTTAACTGATAG TGCTCTTAGAGATGTGAAAATCCCTCCTGGACCAAGGCTTCTCATTCTTGATCACATCCAGAG GGACCCTGAGttgaaaaagagttga
- the LOC123225683 gene encoding DNA-binding protein BIN4 isoform X1, producing MAGTKEESPEPDWLRTFQAPTLNHSIMALSSDSDSSVDAGKPGVDVKVEPEQAPRTKSRILSLNLSSDSESCGDDTLIKNYKPSKLEEQGGDEDAAPIGLKGKSPRKKASKENGRKVTDEMPTKEKDVNNDVKRKENDGHEDLEEEVAEKHNKPSVYTSTLPLILPEKVHRTKALVECEGESIDLSGDMGAVGRIIVPDVRNGNHDMFLDLKGTIYGTTIVPSRTFCVVSFGQSEAKIEAIMNDFIQLKPQGNVFGSETMVEGTLDDFSFDSDDEAVKKAKATSQKVDQNDGVEDETNGNTKAKADKPFGRKRGSTGGGKAQPPKKPRKKPVSKKGKAKK from the exons ATGGCCGGAACCAAGGAGGAATCTCCTGAACCAGACTGGTTGCGTACTTTTCAG GCGCCAACTCTTAACCACTCTATAATGGCGCTATCCTCTGACTCTGATTCTTCAGTTGATGCTGGAAAACCAGGTGTTGACGTCAAAGTTGAGCCTGAA CAGGCACCCAGAACCAAATCTCGTATCTTGTCATTAAATCTTTCGTCAGACTCTGAGTCTTGTGGTGATGATACTCTAATAAAGAATTACAAACCTTCTAAGTTAGAAGAGCAAGGAGGGGATGAAGATGCAGCTCCCATTGGTCTCAAAGGAAAGTCTCCTCGTAAGAAGGCTTCAAAAGAAAATGGGCGAAAAGTAACTGATGAAATGCCAACAAAAGAGAAGGATGTAAACAATGACGTGAAAAGAAAGG AAAATGATGGTCATGAAGATTTGGAGGAAGAAGTGGCTGAGAAGCATAACAAGCCTTCT GTCTATACCTCAACATTGCCTTTGATTCTTCCGGAGAAAGTCCATCGTACGAAG GCACTTGTTGAGTGTGAAGGGGAGTCCATAGATTTGAGTGGCGATATGGGGGCTGTAGGAAGAATAATAGTTCCGGATGTTCGAAATGGAAATCATGACATGTTCTTGGACTTAAAAG GAACAATATACGGAACAACAATAGTTCCTTCCAGGACCTTTTGTGTT GTTAGCTTTGGACAATCAGAGGCAAAG ATTGAAGCTATCATGAATGATTTTATTCAGCTGAAGCCTCAAGGCAACGTTTTTGGATCTGAGACCATGGTTGAAG GAACACTGGATGATTTCTCATTTGACTCTGATGATGAGGCTGTCAAGAAGGCTAAAGCAACTTCTCAAAAAGTTGATCAAAATGATGGTGTTGAAGATGAAACTAATGGTAACACCAAAGCAAAAGCTGACAAACCATTT GGACGAAAGAGGGGTTCAACTGGAGGAGGAAAGGCACAACCACCAAAGAAACCAAGGAAGAAACCGGTTTCAAAGAAAGGCAAGGCCAAAAAGTGA